A single region of the Aurantiacibacter sp. MUD11 genome encodes:
- a CDS encoding NADP-dependent malic enzyme, with product MADEKNTSFTAREALFYHETIRPGKIEIIASKPMTTQRDLSLAYSPGVAVPVEEIARDPALAAKYTARSNLVAVISNGTAILGLGNLGALASKPVMEGKAVLFKRFADVDSIDIELATEDPDAFIEAVALMEPTFGGINLEDIKAPECFIIEQALRERMKIPVMHDDQHGTAIIAAAGLINACHLTGRDLKDVKMVVNGAGASALACTALIKSVGVPHENVIVCDRSGPIYPGRDGVDQWKSAHAVPTEARSLEEALKGADIFLGLSAAGALKPEWVADMADQPIIFAMANPTPEIMPDEAKAVRPDAIIATGRSDFPNQVNNVLGFPFIFRGALDVRATAINEEMKVAAAQAIAELARERVPEEVAAAYGKNHQFGREYIIPAPFDPRLMERVSCAVAKAAMDSGVAQDPIEDFDEYAHALRARLNPTTSVLTRVYEDAKANPKRMVFAEAEEDVALRAAIQFRDFGYGTPILVGRTEKVHEKLVELGVDDPDSYEIANSATFEGIEPMVDYLYKRLQRRGYTERDVRRMVNQERNVFAALLVALGHGDGMITGLTRTFSQTAREIAKVIDAKPGATPFGIHMVIGKNHTTFLADTTINERPSAEQLAHIAKETAAVARRMGHEPRVAFLSYSTFGNPSGQWLGNIRDAVAILDAEDPGFEYEGEMAPDAALNPKVMQLYPFSRLSGPANVLIMPGLQSANLSAKLLRELSGDTTIGPLMIGSEKPVQIAPMTSIAPDVLTLAVLASAGIVG from the coding sequence TTGGCTGACGAGAAGAATACCAGCTTCACTGCGCGCGAAGCGCTGTTCTACCACGAGACGATTCGCCCCGGTAAGATCGAGATCATCGCCTCCAAGCCGATGACCACCCAGCGCGACCTGAGCCTGGCCTATTCGCCCGGCGTCGCGGTCCCGGTGGAAGAGATCGCCCGCGATCCCGCACTGGCGGCGAAATATACCGCCCGCTCCAACCTGGTCGCCGTGATCTCCAACGGCACGGCCATCCTTGGCCTGGGCAACCTTGGCGCGCTGGCGTCAAAGCCGGTAATGGAAGGCAAGGCGGTGCTGTTCAAGCGCTTCGCCGACGTCGATTCCATCGACATCGAGCTGGCCACCGAGGACCCCGACGCCTTCATCGAGGCAGTCGCGCTGATGGAGCCGACCTTCGGCGGCATCAACCTCGAGGACATCAAGGCCCCTGAATGCTTCATCATCGAGCAGGCCCTGCGCGAGCGGATGAAGATCCCGGTCATGCACGACGACCAGCACGGCACGGCGATCATCGCTGCAGCCGGCCTGATCAACGCCTGCCACCTGACCGGTCGCGACCTGAAGGACGTGAAGATGGTGGTGAACGGCGCAGGCGCCTCGGCACTGGCCTGTACTGCGCTGATCAAGTCCGTCGGCGTGCCGCACGAGAACGTCATCGTCTGCGACCGTTCCGGCCCGATCTATCCCGGCCGCGACGGCGTGGACCAGTGGAAGAGCGCCCATGCTGTGCCGACCGAGGCACGCAGCCTGGAAGAGGCGCTGAAGGGCGCCGACATCTTCCTCGGCCTGTCCGCCGCCGGCGCGCTGAAGCCCGAATGGGTGGCCGACATGGCCGACCAGCCGATCATCTTCGCCATGGCCAACCCGACGCCGGAAATCATGCCGGACGAGGCCAAGGCCGTGCGTCCCGATGCCATCATCGCCACCGGGCGCAGTGACTTCCCCAACCAGGTCAACAACGTGCTGGGCTTCCCCTTCATCTTCCGCGGCGCACTGGATGTGCGAGCTACCGCCATCAACGAGGAAATGAAGGTCGCCGCAGCGCAAGCGATTGCCGAGCTGGCGCGTGAGCGCGTGCCCGAGGAAGTGGCCGCCGCCTATGGCAAGAACCACCAGTTCGGCCGCGAGTACATCATCCCGGCGCCGTTCGATCCGCGCCTGATGGAACGGGTATCCTGCGCCGTGGCCAAGGCGGCGATGGATTCGGGCGTGGCACAGGATCCGATCGAGGATTTCGACGAATATGCCCACGCCCTGCGCGCGCGGCTCAACCCGACGACCTCGGTGCTCACGCGCGTTTACGAGGACGCCAAGGCCAACCCGAAGCGGATGGTCTTTGCCGAAGCGGAAGAGGACGTCGCCCTGCGCGCCGCGATCCAGTTCCGCGACTTCGGCTACGGCACGCCGATCCTCGTCGGCCGGACTGAGAAGGTGCACGAGAAGCTGGTCGAACTGGGGGTCGACGATCCCGACAGCTACGAGATCGCCAACTCGGCCACTTTTGAAGGCATCGAGCCGATGGTGGACTATCTCTACAAGCGCCTGCAGCGGCGCGGCTATACCGAGCGTGACGTGCGCCGCATGGTGAACCAGGAGCGCAACGTCTTTGCCGCCCTGCTGGTGGCGCTGGGCCATGGCGACGGCATGATCACCGGTCTGACCCGCACCTTCAGCCAGACCGCGCGGGAGATCGCCAAGGTGATCGATGCGAAGCCGGGTGCGACGCCGTTCGGCATCCACATGGTGATCGGCAAGAACCACACCACCTTCCTTGCCGATACCACCATCAACGAACGCCCGAGTGCCGAGCAGCTGGCGCATATCGCCAAGGAAACCGCTGCCGTAGCGCGGCGCATGGGGCATGAACCGCGCGTCGCCTTCCTGTCCTATTCCACCTTCGGCAATCCGTCGGGCCAGTGGCTGGGCAATATCCGCGATGCCGTGGCCATCCTCGATGCCGAGGACCCCGGCTTCGAATACGAAGGCGAGATGGCACCGGATGCCGCACTCAACCCGAAGGTGATGCAGCTCTATCCGTTCAGCCGCCTGTCCGGCCCGGCCAACGTGCTGATCATGCCCGGCCTGCAGAGCGCCAACCTCTCGGCCAAGCTGCTGCGCGAACTGTCCGGCGATACCACCATCGGCCCGCTGATGATCGGTTCGGAAAAGCCGGTGCAGATCGCCCCGATGACCTCCATCGCGCCGGACGTGCTGACGCTGGCGGTGCTGGCCAGTGCGGGGATCGTCGGCTAG
- a CDS encoding class I SAM-dependent methyltransferase — protein MRYQRDAIASPCPVCGHGQGQVLYRRSAEEAAQHFVLREVQPERHARLTAAIARLWNGAEVALVECTGCGFVHAEPHVGGDMEFYTLAYERTTYPADKWEFRRSVEAIASDPKLRAIGLENVRVLELGAGMGNFTRMLVAAGLKPANITCTDYSEFGRQEIAKLGATALAKDYSALTPGDLPGPIHVACLFQVLEHLDRPHAVLAKFAELGTPDVKVLAAVPSDTRMAFNELNGSLLDMPPNHVGRYTKKAFEALAERGGWRLDALEYEPEGPAPKLKQFVKYRYLREMQESGTLANRVERMSASPVKIALRAGLGLAYTAAHASAAVKLATAGQLGNSQWVQLSRR, from the coding sequence ATGCGTTACCAGAGGGATGCCATCGCTTCGCCCTGCCCGGTCTGCGGACACGGGCAGGGCCAGGTGCTCTATCGCCGGAGCGCGGAGGAAGCGGCGCAGCACTTCGTCCTGCGTGAAGTGCAGCCGGAACGGCATGCCAGGCTGACGGCGGCAATTGCGCGGTTGTGGAACGGCGCAGAAGTGGCGCTGGTAGAGTGCACAGGTTGCGGCTTCGTCCATGCCGAACCGCATGTCGGCGGCGACATGGAATTCTATACGCTGGCCTACGAGCGCACGACTTACCCGGCCGACAAGTGGGAATTCCGCCGCTCGGTCGAGGCGATCGCTTCCGATCCGAAACTGCGTGCAATCGGGCTGGAGAATGTCCGCGTGCTCGAACTGGGCGCGGGCATGGGCAACTTTACGCGCATGCTGGTGGCGGCCGGGCTGAAGCCGGCGAACATCACTTGCACCGACTATTCCGAATTCGGCCGGCAGGAGATCGCCAAGCTGGGCGCGACGGCGCTGGCCAAGGACTATTCCGCACTCACGCCGGGCGACCTGCCCGGCCCGATCCATGTCGCCTGCCTGTTCCAGGTGCTGGAGCACCTCGACAGGCCGCACGCCGTGCTGGCCAAGTTCGCCGAACTCGGCACGCCAGACGTGAAGGTGCTCGCGGCAGTCCCCTCGGACACGCGCATGGCCTTCAACGAATTGAATGGCAGCTTGCTCGACATGCCGCCCAACCATGTCGGGCGGTATACCAAGAAGGCGTTCGAAGCGCTTGCGGAGCGGGGCGGGTGGCGGCTCGATGCGCTGGAATACGAGCCCGAAGGCCCGGCGCCCAAGCTCAAGCAGTTCGTGAAGTATCGTTACCTGCGCGAGATGCAGGAAAGTGGCACGCTCGCCAACCGGGTGGAGCGGATGAGCGCCTCGCCCGTGAAGATTGCGCTGCGTGCCGGACTGGGGCTGGCCTACACGGCGGCCCACGCATCAGCGGCGGTCAAGCTGGCGACGGCGGGCCAGCTGGGCAACAGCCAATGGGTGCAACTCTCGCGCCGGTAA
- a CDS encoding SDR family NAD(P)-dependent oxidoreductase: MSDKTAIVIGASRGIGLGLAKELASRGYRVIATERSESEGLREAAERHRPQIEIATCDVTDKDSVAGLTDRLTAGSVDLLVVNAGVYGPDDQSLAALEREAVADIIDTNAVGPVQAALTLLPLLKKGGTIGMMTSKMGSIDDSSGGANYYRLSKVAQNMLSRSLFESHAKERGVGVISLHPGWVQTDMGGPNALIDVETSVNGMLDLLEAESEPRHVFLAYDGSTVLW, translated from the coding sequence ATGAGTGACAAGACTGCCATCGTCATCGGCGCCTCGCGCGGGATCGGGCTGGGACTCGCCAAAGAGCTCGCCAGCCGCGGCTACAGGGTGATCGCCACCGAGCGCAGCGAAAGCGAAGGCCTGCGCGAAGCGGCTGAACGGCACCGCCCGCAGATCGAGATCGCCACTTGCGACGTGACCGACAAGGACAGCGTGGCCGGCCTGACAGACAGGCTCACCGCAGGCTCGGTCGATCTGCTGGTGGTCAACGCCGGGGTCTACGGTCCGGATGACCAGTCGCTTGCCGCGCTGGAGCGCGAGGCGGTCGCCGACATCATCGACACCAATGCGGTCGGGCCGGTACAGGCCGCGCTCACCTTGCTACCGCTGCTGAAAAAGGGCGGCACCATCGGCATGATGACCAGCAAGATGGGATCGATCGACGATTCGTCGGGTGGCGCGAATTACTACCGCCTCAGCAAGGTGGCGCAGAACATGCTTTCGCGCTCGCTGTTCGAGAGCCACGCGAAGGAGCGCGGCGTCGGGGTAATCTCGCTGCATCCGGGCTGGGTGCAGACCGACATGGGCGGCCCCAATGCGCTGATCGACGTGGAGACCAGCGTGAACGGAATGCTCGACCTGCTGGAAGCGGAAAGCGAGCCGCGCCACGTTTTCCTTGCCTACGACGGCAGCACGGTGCTCTGGTAA
- the trmB gene encoding tRNA (guanine(46)-N(7))-methyltransferase TrmB: MTAYKDGDPTTLNRLYGRSVGKPLRAAQQELVDNLLPQIAVPEEGPVTAERLFGEDCPLHFEIGFGGGEHLAYRADMLPNHGFIGAEPFLNGVAQALTHVRDQQLANVRIHAGDALEVLSRVPDGALTMVYLLHPDPWPKARHAKRRMMNDGPVRMIADKLKPGGEFRFGTDHPIYVRHALMVMRRFTDPETGPFEWVAEGPDDFRIRPSGWCETRYEHKARTQMGHEVWYFRYRRK, encoded by the coding sequence ATGACGGCTTACAAGGACGGCGATCCCACCACCCTCAACCGGCTCTACGGCCGCTCGGTCGGCAAGCCGCTGCGCGCGGCGCAGCAGGAACTGGTCGACAACCTGCTGCCGCAGATCGCCGTGCCGGAAGAAGGTCCGGTGACGGCCGAGCGGCTGTTCGGCGAGGATTGTCCGCTGCATTTCGAGATCGGCTTCGGCGGCGGCGAGCACCTTGCCTACCGTGCCGACATGCTGCCCAACCACGGCTTCATCGGGGCCGAGCCGTTCCTCAACGGCGTGGCGCAGGCACTCACACATGTGCGTGACCAGCAGCTCGCCAATGTCCGCATCCACGCCGGCGACGCGCTGGAAGTGCTCAGCCGCGTGCCCGACGGCGCGCTGACCATGGTCTACCTGCTGCACCCCGATCCCTGGCCCAAGGCGCGCCATGCCAAGCGGCGGATGATGAACGACGGCCCGGTGCGAATGATCGCCGACAAGCTGAAGCCGGGCGGCGAATTCCGGTTCGGCACCGATCACCCGATCTACGTGCGCCACGCACTGATGGTGATGCGCCGCTTCACCGACCCTGAGACCGGTCCGTTCGAATGGGTAGCCGAAGGCCCGGACGATTTCCGCATTCGCCCCTCCGGCTGGTGCGAGACGCGCTACGAGCACAAGGCGCGCACGCAAATGGGGCACGAGGTCTGGTATTTCCGCTATCGGCGGAAATAG
- the ctrA gene encoding response regulator transcription factor CtrA — protein sequence MRVLLIEDEPTTAKAIELMLTTEGFNVYSTDLGEEGLDLGKLYDYDIILLDLNLPDMHGYDVLKKLRVAKVQTPVLILSGIAEMDSKIRSFGFGADDYVTKPFHRDELVARIHAVVRRSKGHSQSIIRTGKLAVNLDAKTVEVDGARVHLTGKEYAMLELLSLRKGTTLTKEMFLNHLYGGMDEPELKIIDVFICKLRKKLSSACGGENYIETVWGRGYVLRDPDAAEETEAA from the coding sequence ATGCGCGTTCTGCTGATCGAAGACGAGCCGACAACCGCCAAGGCGATCGAGCTGATGCTCACCACCGAAGGCTTCAATGTCTACTCGACCGACCTGGGCGAAGAGGGCCTCGATCTGGGCAAGCTGTATGATTACGACATCATCCTGCTCGACCTGAACCTTCCTGACATGCACGGCTATGACGTGCTCAAGAAGCTGCGCGTCGCCAAGGTGCAGACGCCGGTGCTCATCCTCTCCGGCATTGCCGAGATGGACAGCAAGATCCGCTCGTTCGGCTTCGGTGCCGACGACTACGTGACCAAGCCGTTCCACCGTGACGAGCTGGTTGCCCGCATCCACGCCGTGGTGCGCCGTTCGAAGGGCCACAGCCAGTCGATCATCCGCACCGGCAAGCTGGCGGTGAACCTCGATGCGAAGACCGTCGAAGTCGACGGTGCCCGCGTCCACCTGACCGGCAAGGAATATGCGATGCTGGAGCTGCTCTCGCTGCGCAAGGGCACCACGCTGACCAAGGAAATGTTCCTCAACCACCTCTATGGCGGGATGGACGAGCCGGAACTGAAGATCATCGACGTGTTCATCTGCAAGCTGCGCAAGAAGCTCTCCAGCGCCTGCGGCGGCGAGAACTATATCGAGACGGTCTGGGGCCGCGGCTATGTGCTGCGCGATCCGGACGCGGCGGAAGAAACCGAAGCCGCCTGA
- a CDS encoding oleate hydratase: protein MASDTNHFLIGGGVASLAAATLLIRDAAVDGRSICIIEQSDVLGGSLDGAGTMAKGFSTRGGRMFEKNFRCTFDLFDTFPSVDDPSITVSEDIRTFNEQVVSNADCRLVRNGRKIADRHSLKLTWADKAAMLRLMMASEKSLDGRTIESWFRAEFFQTNYWLLWATMFSFSPWHSLAEMRRYMRRFIHLFPGLTRLRGVLRTRYNQHDSLILPMHDWLAARGVQFRTGLAVTDIGIEGDLAARRVTSILLDNGEVIPVRGRDRVYLTLGSMTDASSLGTNHVPPTQTDTPGPAWRLWQKLAKENEGLGNPTAFCGQPEKTAWHSFTVTLDNSEFLEYMERFSGNESGTGGLVTFVDSGWLMSIVVFHQPHFRGQPSGATTLWGYGLTGDRRGDYTQKPMYEATGSEILTELAGQLRLEDSQRRWFDGAKVIPCRMPFITSQFMPRKQGDRPPVRPEGAENFSVIGQYCEQPRDCVFTVEYSVRSAWQAVHEMTGQIPPPPPVVRSNRNLPVMLRAARQMLKG from the coding sequence GTGGCTTCCGATACAAATCACTTCTTGATCGGGGGAGGCGTCGCATCGCTTGCGGCAGCAACGCTGCTGATCCGTGACGCCGCAGTTGACGGCCGATCCATTTGCATCATCGAACAGTCCGACGTTCTGGGCGGCAGCCTGGATGGTGCCGGGACGATGGCCAAGGGCTTCTCCACGCGTGGCGGCAGGATGTTCGAAAAGAACTTTCGCTGCACGTTTGACTTGTTCGATACATTTCCCAGCGTCGACGACCCATCAATTACCGTGTCGGAAGATATCCGCACCTTCAACGAGCAGGTCGTAAGCAATGCGGACTGCCGATTGGTCAGGAACGGCCGGAAGATCGCTGATCGCCACAGTCTGAAACTGACCTGGGCTGACAAGGCCGCAATGCTGCGGTTGATGATGGCAAGCGAGAAGAGCTTGGATGGCCGGACCATCGAGTCATGGTTCAGGGCCGAATTCTTCCAGACGAACTATTGGCTCTTGTGGGCGACGATGTTCTCCTTCTCACCGTGGCATTCGCTTGCCGAGATGCGTCGATACATGCGGCGCTTCATTCATCTATTCCCGGGCCTGACACGGTTGAGGGGCGTTCTGAGGACGCGTTACAACCAGCATGACTCGCTGATCCTGCCAATGCACGATTGGCTGGCCGCCCGCGGCGTCCAATTCAGGACAGGATTGGCGGTCACGGACATCGGGATCGAGGGTGACTTGGCTGCGAGGCGTGTCACGAGCATCTTGCTCGATAATGGAGAGGTAATCCCGGTGCGCGGCCGCGACCGCGTTTACCTGACCCTCGGCTCGATGACCGACGCTTCGAGCCTCGGGACAAATCACGTCCCGCCTACGCAGACAGATACCCCTGGGCCAGCTTGGAGATTGTGGCAGAAACTGGCGAAAGAAAATGAGGGCTTGGGAAATCCGACTGCGTTCTGCGGGCAACCGGAGAAGACTGCTTGGCACTCCTTCACAGTTACGCTCGATAACTCCGAATTCCTCGAATACATGGAGCGGTTCAGTGGGAATGAGAGCGGAACGGGCGGCCTTGTTACGTTTGTCGATTCCGGCTGGTTGATGTCGATTGTCGTCTTCCACCAGCCACATTTTCGAGGCCAACCATCCGGCGCCACTACCTTATGGGGTTACGGACTGACCGGCGATCGACGCGGCGACTACACTCAGAAGCCGATGTATGAGGCGACAGGATCTGAGATCCTGACCGAGCTGGCCGGGCAACTGCGCCTTGAAGACAGCCAGAGGCGGTGGTTTGACGGAGCGAAGGTCATTCCATGCAGGATGCCGTTCATCACCAGCCAGTTCATGCCTCGCAAGCAGGGCGACCGACCACCGGTCCGCCCCGAGGGCGCCGAGAATTTTTCCGTGATCGGTCAGTATTGCGAACAACCGCGCGATTGTGTCTTCACTGTCGAATATTCGGTTCGCTCGGCTTGGCAGGCCGTCCATGAGATGACTGGGCAAATTCCACCACCACCACCGGTTGTCAGGTCGAACAGGAACCTGCCAGTGATGCTCAGAGCGGCACGCCAAATGCTCAAAGGTTGA
- the rpoN gene encoding RNA polymerase factor sigma-54 yields the protein MALGPRLDLRQSQSLVMTPQLQQAIKLLALSNLEIESFVGDALESNPLLEAGEVRAEDREAPPESAEPQVHDSTPGDGEQALDIDPSAIDTDRDTGDWSAQMSGPGGPAEGPDLENRSDEELSLADHLDLQVGAAAPDAQTEFIARHIVGLLDEAGYLTGDLREIAVSLGVPLAQVEAALKVVQSLDPTGVGARSLSECLALQAQEADRYDPCMRVLLDNLELVAKGAFAHLKRICDVDDEDLADMLAELRSYDPKPGLQFGGGTSAAVVPDILLSTGKDGAWDIQLNEATLPRLVVNRSYYLELKDGCTGKEARGWLSEKLADANWLIKALDQRQKTILKVAAEIVKQQDGFFRRGVSELRPLTLAKVAEAIEMHESTVSRVTSNKFLHCDRGTFELKYFFTSGVGSADGEGASAEAVKARIKALTDAEDPKKILSDDKLVELLKAEGFDLARRTVAKYREAIGIGSSVQRRRAKKLQAMG from the coding sequence ATGGCTCTGGGGCCAAGACTAGACCTCAGGCAATCGCAATCGCTGGTGATGACGCCGCAGTTGCAGCAGGCGATCAAGCTGCTGGCGCTGTCGAACCTCGAAATCGAAAGCTTCGTGGGGGATGCGCTGGAAAGCAATCCGCTGCTGGAAGCGGGCGAGGTGCGCGCCGAGGACAGAGAGGCCCCGCCCGAAAGCGCCGAGCCGCAAGTCCACGATTCCACCCCGGGTGATGGCGAGCAGGCGCTCGACATCGATCCCTCCGCCATCGACACCGATCGCGATACCGGCGACTGGTCGGCGCAGATGTCCGGTCCCGGCGGCCCGGCCGAAGGCCCGGACCTGGAAAACCGCAGCGACGAGGAGCTGTCGCTGGCCGATCACCTCGACCTGCAGGTGGGCGCCGCCGCGCCCGACGCGCAGACCGAATTCATCGCCCGCCACATCGTCGGCCTGCTCGACGAGGCCGGCTACCTCACCGGCGACCTGCGCGAGATCGCCGTCAGCCTCGGCGTGCCGCTGGCGCAGGTGGAGGCCGCGCTGAAAGTGGTCCAGTCGCTCGACCCCACCGGTGTCGGTGCGCGCAGCCTGTCCGAATGCCTGGCGCTGCAGGCGCAGGAGGCGGACCGCTACGACCCGTGCATGCGGGTGCTGCTCGACAACCTCGAACTGGTGGCCAAGGGCGCCTTCGCCCACCTCAAGCGCATCTGCGACGTCGATGATGAGGACCTGGCCGACATGCTGGCCGAACTGCGCAGCTACGATCCCAAGCCGGGCCTGCAGTTCGGCGGCGGCACCAGCGCGGCGGTGGTGCCGGACATCCTGCTCTCCACCGGCAAGGACGGCGCCTGGGACATCCAGCTGAACGAGGCGACCCTGCCGCGGCTGGTGGTCAACCGCAGCTACTACCTGGAACTGAAGGACGGCTGCACCGGCAAGGAAGCCAGGGGCTGGCTGAGCGAGAAGCTGGCCGATGCCAACTGGCTGATCAAGGCGCTGGACCAGCGGCAGAAGACCATCCTGAAGGTGGCGGCAGAGATCGTGAAGCAGCAGGACGGCTTCTTCCGCCGCGGCGTATCCGAACTGCGCCCGCTGACGCTGGCCAAGGTGGCCGAGGCCATCGAGATGCACGAAAGCACCGTCAGCCGCGTCACCAGCAACAAGTTCCTCCACTGCGACCGCGGCACCTTCGAACTGAAGTACTTCTTCACGTCGGGCGTGGGTTCGGCCGACGGCGAAGGCGCCAGCGCGGAAGCGGTAAAGGCCCGCATCAAGGCCCTGACCGACGCCGAGGACCCGAAGAAGATCCTCTCCGACGACAAGCTGGTGGAACTGCTGAAAGCCGAAGGCTTCGACCTGGCGCGCCGCACCGTCGCGAAATACCGCGAGGCCATCGGGATTGGCTCATCCGTGCAGAGAAGGCGCGCGAAGAAGTTGCAGGCGATGGGGTGA
- the lptB gene encoding LPS export ABC transporter ATP-binding protein has translation MAEAPHNAAPDLPPDGGLEVVSIAKSYDKRAVLSDISLTVAKGEVLGLLGPNGAGKTTCFYSIMGLVKPDSGRIMMDGVDVTKLPMYRRAILGLGYLPQETSIFRGMTVEQNINCVLEMVEPDKATREQELERLLEEFHITRLRDSPAMALSGGERRRCEIARALAAKPSIMLLDEPFAGIDPLSISDIRDLVKDLKRRGIGVLITDHNVRETLDIVDRACIIYGGQVLFAGSPAELVADENVRRLYLGEHFEL, from the coding sequence ATGGCGGAAGCCCCGCACAATGCGGCGCCGGACCTGCCCCCCGACGGCGGACTGGAAGTCGTCTCCATCGCCAAGAGTTATGACAAGCGGGCCGTGCTGTCCGATATCTCGTTGACCGTCGCCAAGGGCGAGGTGCTGGGCCTGCTCGGCCCCAACGGCGCGGGCAAGACCACCTGCTTCTATTCGATCATGGGGCTGGTGAAGCCCGACAGCGGCCGCATCATGATGGACGGCGTCGATGTCACCAAGCTGCCGATGTATCGCCGCGCGATCCTGGGCCTGGGCTATCTGCCGCAGGAAACCAGCATCTTCCGCGGCATGACGGTGGAGCAGAACATCAACTGCGTGCTGGAGATGGTGGAGCCGGACAAGGCCACCCGCGAGCAGGAGCTGGAGCGGCTGCTGGAGGAATTCCACATCACCCGCCTGCGCGACAGCCCGGCCATGGCGCTGTCGGGCGGTGAACGCCGCCGCTGCGAAATCGCCCGCGCGCTGGCGGCCAAGCCCTCGATCATGCTGCTCGACGAACCGTTCGCCGGCATCGACCCGCTCTCCATCAGCGACATCCGCGATCTGGTGAAGGACCTGAAGCGGCGCGGCATCGGCGTGCTGATCACCGACCACAACGTGCGCGAGACGCTGGATATCGTCGACCGCGCCTGCATCATCTACGGCGGCCAGGTGCTGTTCGCCGGCAGCCCGGCGGAACTGGTGGCCGACGAGAACGTGCGACGGCTGTACCTGGGCGAACACTTTGAGCTGTGA
- a CDS encoding mechanosensitive ion channel family protein encodes MLLPEPTAEPEATTTPAAGSIEQEQDAGADERIAARLSNIFANVPSLAQVTVSVSDGVVTLAGLAPDEAAVDRAAAIAVGVEGVVTVENDIERDLSVDFEEGLGGFGERLSNFTQMLPLIAVALLVALLIIGFGYLLSSLTGIWRRLAPNSFLTELIRSAIRFVFVILGVVAALDMVGAGTLMGAVLGGAGVIGIALGFAMRDTVENYVASLMLSLRQPFRANDWVVIDQHEGRVIRLTSRATILMTLDGNHLRIPNSAVFKAVILNYTRNPERRFDFDLGIDADDDPTAARHLGVEVLKGLDFVLATPEPQARVEAVGDSNIVLRFLGWIDQRETDWYKARSQAIPAVKEALEGAGFAIPEPIYRLRVDPRSAPIATSGPALAASEAPARHAPAAATEEETDVKPADEIARMVEEERADREAGEKDLLDQSRPVE; translated from the coding sequence GTGCTGCTTCCCGAACCTACCGCAGAGCCAGAGGCGACGACCACGCCTGCGGCCGGTTCCATCGAGCAGGAACAGGACGCCGGGGCAGACGAACGCATCGCCGCGCGGCTGAGCAACATCTTCGCCAATGTCCCCAGCCTGGCGCAGGTCACCGTGTCGGTGAGCGATGGCGTGGTGACGCTGGCCGGGCTGGCGCCGGACGAGGCCGCGGTCGATAGGGCGGCGGCCATCGCCGTCGGTGTCGAGGGCGTCGTCACGGTCGAAAACGACATCGAGCGCGACCTGTCGGTCGACTTCGAGGAGGGACTGGGCGGCTTCGGCGAGCGCCTGTCCAACTTCACCCAGATGCTGCCGCTGATCGCCGTGGCGCTGCTGGTGGCGCTGCTGATCATCGGCTTCGGCTACCTGCTGTCCTCGCTCACCGGCATCTGGCGAAGGCTCGCGCCCAACAGCTTCCTGACCGAACTGATCCGCAGCGCCATCCGCTTCGTCTTCGTCATCCTCGGCGTGGTGGCGGCGCTCGACATGGTCGGGGCCGGCACGCTGATGGGCGCGGTGCTGGGCGGCGCGGGCGTGATCGGCATCGCGCTGGGCTTCGCCATGCGCGATACGGTTGAGAACTACGTCGCCAGCCTGATGCTGAGCCTGCGCCAGCCGTTCCGCGCCAACGACTGGGTGGTGATCGACCAGCACGAAGGGCGGGTGATCCGCCTGACCAGCCGCGCGACCATCCTGATGACGCTGGATGGCAATCACCTGCGCATTCCCAATTCCGCCGTCTTCAAGGCGGTGATCCTCAACTACACCCGCAACCCGGAGCGGCGCTTCGATTTCGACCTAGGGATCGACGCCGACGACGACCCGACGGCCGCGCGCCACCTTGGCGTGGAAGTGCTCAAGGGCCTCGATTTCGTGCTCGCTACCCCGGAACCGCAGGCGCGGGTGGAAGCGGTGGGCGATTCCAATATCGTGCTGCGCTTCCTCGGCTGGATCGATCAGCGCGAGACTGACTGGTACAAGGCCAGGAGCCAGGCGATCCCGGCGGTGAAGGAGGCGCTGGAAGGCGCGGGCTTCGCCATTCCCGAACCGATCTACCGCCTGCGCGTCGATCCGCGCAGCGCGCCCATCGCCACTTCCGGCCCGGCCTTGGCGGCAAGCGAGGCACCGGCGCGCCACGCCCCCGCTGCGGCAACGGAAGAGGAGACCGACGTCAAGCCGGCAGACGAAATCGCGCGGATGGTGGAGGAAGAGCGGGCCGACAGGGAAGCGGGCGAGAAAGACCTGCTCGATCAATCCCGCCCGGTGGAGTAA